One genomic window of Thermococcus indicus includes the following:
- the priS gene encoding DNA primase catalytic subunit PriS: MGELLREMTKEERALYYRREWSAKRLPDFIVRNLENREFGFDHTGEGPSDRKNVFLDVRDLEDYVKTTAPYAVYSSVALYEEPKEMEGWLGAELVFDIDAKDLPLRRCSHLHEHGRVCPICLEDAKELARDTLVVLKEDFGFEDVHVIYSGRGYHIRVLDDWALKLDGKAREKVLAYISAAEEITFDDIQSRRIMLSSGYYRVFRLRFGYFVRRANENHLFNIGLKKGQVEKVLGSREEIYEGFVRKGLLTAFPQGIGYKTLTRLFSLSSTFSKAYFDGRVTVDVKRILRLPSSLHSKVGLVTTYIGSDERKLERFNPFEDAVPGFRKEEVRGAYEEWLEEHGDAL, encoded by the coding sequence ATGGGTGAGCTCCTCAGGGAGATGACGAAGGAGGAGAGGGCGCTCTACTACAGACGGGAATGGAGCGCGAAGAGATTGCCCGATTTCATCGTCAGAAACCTCGAGAACAGGGAGTTCGGATTCGACCACACCGGCGAGGGGCCGAGCGACAGGAAGAACGTCTTCCTCGACGTCCGCGACCTGGAGGACTACGTAAAGACAACCGCCCCCTACGCGGTCTATTCCAGCGTCGCCCTCTACGAGGAGCCCAAGGAGATGGAGGGCTGGCTCGGGGCCGAGCTCGTTTTCGACATAGACGCCAAGGACCTGCCCCTGCGGAGGTGCTCCCACCTCCATGAGCACGGCCGGGTGTGTCCGATATGCCTCGAGGATGCGAAGGAGCTGGCGAGGGACACCCTCGTGGTTCTCAAGGAGGACTTTGGCTTCGAGGATGTCCACGTAATCTATTCCGGCAGGGGCTATCACATCCGCGTTCTGGACGACTGGGCGTTAAAGCTCGACGGCAAGGCCAGGGAAAAGGTTCTGGCATACATCAGTGCCGCGGAGGAGATAACTTTCGATGACATCCAGAGCAGGAGGATAATGCTTTCCTCCGGCTATTACAGGGTCTTCCGGCTCAGGTTCGGGTACTTTGTAAGGAGGGCCAACGAGAACCACCTATTCAACATAGGCCTGAAAAAGGGCCAGGTTGAGAAGGTCCTGGGAAGCAGGGAGGAGATATACGAGGGCTTCGTGCGGAAGGGGCTCTTAACCGCGTTTCCCCAGGGGATAGGCTACAAAACTCTGACAAGGCTGTTTTCCCTCTCGAGCACGTTCTCAAAGGCCTACTTTGACGGCCGCGTTACGGTCGATGTTAAGAGAATCCTCCGCCTCCCGTCGAGCCTGCACTCGAAGGTCGGACTCGTGACGACCTACATCGGCTCGGATGAAAGAAAGCTCGAAAGGTTTAACCCCTTCGAGGACGCGGTTCCGGGGTTCAGGAAGGAGGAGGTCAGGGGAGCCTACGAAGAATGGCTGGAAGAGCACGGGGATGCACTGTGA
- a CDS encoding DMT family transporter, giving the protein MNGRIKIATAMLIWGSVGIFARFSNLSGLGVAFFRVSLGALLLLAILAGKNEWLQSLPPLLRARWKPLPALGVSLALNWVFLFTAFNYTTIANAVLVYYIAPIIATVISWRFLGERLSLKSWLLIGTAFTGLILIMSGQNIDLGNRDFVGILLALTAAFFYALIPNLGRFLRGIDGKTLTFLQLAIASLVLAPFMAVSGVGEPAWWAVLVLVGVHTVLALFLYMDGLKEVEVNEAALLSYLDPMSAWCTRF; this is encoded by the coding sequence GTGAACGGAAGGATAAAAATCGCCACGGCGATGCTGATATGGGGCAGCGTGGGGATATTCGCACGCTTCTCAAACCTATCCGGCCTAGGGGTCGCCTTCTTCAGGGTGTCCCTCGGCGCCCTCCTGCTCCTCGCCATCCTTGCCGGAAAGAATGAATGGCTCCAATCGCTCCCCCCACTCCTGAGGGCCAGATGGAAGCCCCTCCCGGCACTGGGCGTTTCCCTCGCCTTAAACTGGGTTTTCCTCTTCACGGCGTTCAACTACACCACCATAGCCAACGCGGTTCTCGTCTATTATATAGCGCCGATAATAGCGACGGTTATCTCGTGGCGCTTCCTCGGTGAGAGACTGAGCCTGAAGAGCTGGCTCCTCATAGGCACCGCATTCACGGGGCTTATCCTGATCATGAGCGGTCAGAACATCGATTTGGGCAACAGAGACTTCGTCGGAATCTTACTAGCCCTGACGGCGGCCTTCTTCTACGCCCTGATACCGAATCTCGGGAGATTCCTGCGCGGGATCGACGGCAAAACGCTGACGTTCCTCCAGCTCGCGATAGCATCGCTCGTGCTCGCCCCGTTTATGGCGGTTTCAGGCGTTGGGGAGCCGGCCTGGTGGGCGGTTCTCGTCCTCGTCGGAGTCCACACCGTTCTGGCGCTGTTCCTCTACATGGACGGGCTCAAAGAGGTGGAGGTCAACGAGGCGGCCCTGCTGAGCTATCTAGACCCAATGAGCGCGTGGTGTACGCGTTTCTGA